From the genome of Cyprinus carpio isolate SPL01 chromosome B24, ASM1834038v1, whole genome shotgun sequence:
AGTGTCGACATACCAACTCAGGGCAGCATGCTCGGCTGCCGCATCCTCCAACGCAGGCAAAGTTGGTTGTCCGATAGTGTGGCGTGGCAGTTTACGCACACGTCCGTGCAGGAGTTCCTGGGGGCGCTCTTTTACTACATTTCTTCGAGGCGCGGGATGTTCGATCTGTTTTTTTAAGGAAGCGGTTTTTTGTGGCCGCGTATTGTTTTACAGAGACTATAGTGTTGtgctgtggagaaaaaaaaaatatggggcGGCGGGGCGAGGTGTAATCTACCTATTTATTCGCGCTTCCTGTCAGGGCTGCTGTCTCCAGCGGCTGCTGCTTTGCTAGGCAGTTCGCTGGGTGTTGGGCAAGAGGAGCAGTTGACACAGCGCACAACAGCGTCAACTTTGCTTCAAAACACAGTAACCGGGACAGGAGGCGACGCCGTTAGCATGCGCAGCGTCACGATAGTAACGTGTCTGGCGGAGCTGCAGCAGGTGGAGTGGCTACGATCCATAGAGGACGATCTCATTAACTGCAACCTGCGGGGGAAGCTAAAGGGCGGAGTTTGTGCTGTTCTCGCCTACTTATTGCAAGTATCAGACACATGTACTGAAGAGACGCAACTGTCCAACTGCCTAGACTCCTCCTCCTTGAAGAGGCTCCTCCCACAGCTGCTGTACTGCAGTAAGCTGAGGTAAAATGCATATGCTTATACTGACTTCCAAAGCCATATTACAGATTTGTATGAGAAACGCAccttagtttgagttattttccATGTTAAATCTCTTATGTACCCTGTTAactctgtatatgtgtgttgtgcAGAATGGAAAACAATGAATTTAAGGAAGGCACCATGGAGCTGTTGGGAAGTCTGCTGAGTGCCAAAGAGTGCCATATTCAGATGCTCAGGTATGGACACACATAATACATAAattaccggtcaaaagtttggggacagtaagttttattattttaaaagaaattaagacttttatctagcaagggtgcattacagtaaattgatcaaaaatgacattaacattgttacaaaaattcctgtcaaataaatattgtatttctaaactttctatttatcaaataattgtgaattttttttttttttttttaaatatgaggaAGCACAACACTGATAAAcataaatgtttctcaagcagcaaatattagaatgatttctaaaggatcatgtgacactgaagactggagtaatgatgctgaaaattaaactttgcatcacagaaataaattatatttgacaatatattcaaatagaaaatggttattttaaattgtaataatatttcacaatataaatgtttttactataatttgtgaaataattgcagccttagtgagcagaagagacttaaagaccccaaccttttgaatggtagtatgttTTATTACAGTCTTGTTTAACTCtacttctctctcttttctagtcTGGCTGATAACTCCATAAGCAGCAAAGGCATTAAACCGCTCAGTCGGGCTCTACTTGTCAACCGAACCCTCACAACCCTGGAgtcagtgacttttttttattaatataataataattttgcattttcaCCAGCAGTTACAAGGTCATTGAATAATATAATGCAAACTAATGTGATACGTCTTTTCCTGTGTCCTTGAACCTTATAACCCGAatcaacaagacaaaaaacaaaattgattgttaaataaaactgatCTATTTTGTTTTAGTCTTCGTGGCAATAACATTGGTGCCAAGGGAGCAAAGACATTGTGCGAGGCCCTAAAAATGAACCAGGTCCTCGTGTCAGTCAAGTAAGTTCTGATAAGTCATTATAGAattgttactattactattaattaatatactatctatttattgattaaagaaattatttaaataatatatatttctaatttattaaactgcaataatataagAGCTAATGAGATCCTCATGTCAGTCAAGTGAGTTCTGACTAACATTATAGAATTGTTAcagttataatatttataaaaaaattaattattattcattcagttttttaaataatattttctaattaaGATAATTATCTAATAAAGATAatctaatttatttgtaatttaatcaatttaattaaagAACTAATGAGGTCCTTCTGTCAGTCAAGTGAATTctacatatataaaaaagtataaaaaaaatttataataaaaaatgtatgtatttatttataaaataaagtacattatttctgaaaaaatatattttgaatttaatacattaataaacaaatctttaatcaattatttgatttattttgtacatgCTTGTGAGCACATAtgagcatactgtatgtgtgtttttgtttgactGGATGTGTGTGCAGTCTGCAGAATAACCACATAGAGGATGAAGGAGCGCGTGCGCTGGCAGAGGTTCTTCAGTCGAACCGAAAGCTCACCACACTcaagtgagtctgtgtgtgtgtgtgtgtgtgtgtgtgtgtgtgtgtgtgtgtgtgtgtgtgtgtgtgtgcacttcagcAGAGCATCATAAACACAAATCTTCATGCATTGCAGCGTTCAGAAGAACGGCATCGGGCCGGAAGGAGTGAAAAAAATCGGAGAAGCCCTTAAGAAGAATGAAACTCTACAAGATCTCAAGTAAGAGGCTGAAGTGTCAACTCAAAATCTGATCAGATTAAACTCTCTGCTGAAAATAGTTCTGTCTGTATGAATGTTATTGCAGCATCTCCAGCAATCATTTGGGTGATTTGGGAACAGTAGCTCTGGCTCAGGCTCTTATGGTCAACCATGTACTCCACACACTCAggtaaaacacattaaatgagcAAGTTCATTACAAATGATCCAATCAATGAATGTGAATGAACTTCTGATCGGTCTCTCTCATGTTTCCAGTCTTCAGAGTAACTCAGTGAGTGACAGAGGCATTAAAGCTCTCTCACACGCTCTTCAGTCAAACCAAGGACTCAGCTGTCTCAAGTATGTCAATGTCAAACGCCACAGTATTAATCTATTTAAACACGTATGTTTTAGTTGAGAAATAGTGCTGATTTTTGGTGTCTATCTGATGGCAGTCTAAGGGAGAATTCAATAGGAGTCGCTGGAGCCAAAGACATCGCCAAAGCCTTAAAAGTCAACACTTGTCTCAGAGAACTCGAGTaagtacacacaaaaaacatgtttaatgtcaAAATGAACACATGCCTTTGTCTTTTACCGATTTATATAAAGCtaactaaaaataatgtttgtgtatgtattttttcacatatctatattaaaaatactataaatgttttaaatataaatattgtaaatgagtctaaatatttaataattaaaattaaatatttatagtctGTAGTAAATATTagctttatatgtatatatatatatatatatatatatacattaaattgtatgtaataaataattaaattaatcatgtatttatttaaaatgaatacatttaataatatataaaaagctaATTGTAATAGACTAGAAATGAAATTTGcatgcaataatttttttaatttcagaatgtagtgtttaattaaatattacattttatttaatgcataaatattatatatatatttatttattaattaatttttttagcctatagtaattattattaacttataaatatatattcgttatataatcagtttttaattttgaagCTATATAAGCATTTTTGTTACTCTATCAAATATTCACATTAACTTTCTTGGCACAAAACTAAAGCATTTTGTTTCAcaaagtcataaaaaaattaaatactctgTGTGTCACCATGTACTGAGCTTGTGTTACACTCACAACCTGAATGGATTACAAACGATTCATCAGTGTttttaatctgtgtttgtgtgtgtgtgtgtgtgtgtgtgtgtgtttcagtttgaCTGCTAATCTTCTTCACGATGAGGGAGTGACGGCCATTGCTGAAGCCATGAGGGTCAACAGAGCCATCACATCCTTACAGTGAGAAAACACACATAATCTCAATCATAtacactcacacaaaacacacatattcATACACTTAGAAATGAACCTACAAATACATTAAGACAAAAGAGATGAGCTAATGAGAGCCTTAAAGATGACTCTTGGTCAGGTAATGAAATCATCGAGGTCAGGATGTGATAATATGCTATCTATCACGCTGACTTAATGTGAAGGTGTTGCTTTTAGAAACGATTTCACGtgtattcctgtgtgtgtgtgtgtgtgtgtgtgtgtgtatttcagtcTCCAGTGGAACTTCATGAAGGCTGGAGCCGCTAAAGCTTTAGCTCAGTCTCTCATGAGCAACACCTGCATTCAGCTGCTGGAGTAAGAACTTCTACATCCTCATGCATCAAAGTCTTTCAGTCATTTCCTGTGCAAAATCATTgacattttgttgttttcacattgacaccacatttttcaaaatgaaaggTTCTTCAGTGCTGCATTTTAGGACCATACTTgcttacactctaaaaaaaataaagcttccaaaagaGGTTTTTACAGTGATGCCACAGGAGAACTATTTTGggttccttttttaaaaaaagttttaaatgtctaCAGAGTGTTTtatggaatggaaaggttccatggatgttaaaggttcttcatggaaccaataattccaataaagaacctttatttttaagagtgttcttTATTTGGCATTTAACATCCagaaaaactcttattttaaatgttcttaacACTAAGAAAAAATTGCTCCaataagaactgttcactgaaagatgGTTAGTTACTGTAAAAccacccttttggaacctttattttcaagaataTACAGGTTCTTCAGATccatgttttggtttttttggaaAGCACTACAACATAGAAGGTTTACTAAGGAATGAAACACTCTCTAATGCATTAGACTGAAAACTACTTTTGTTTGGaatgaatgtttatttcttaAAAAGTGCATGTCttgagctgttgtgtgtttcTCTGTCAGTCTGCAGGAGAACGCTCTGGGTGATAACGGCGTCATTGCTCTGGCCTTTGCTCTGAGGTCCAACTCTTCTCTCAGTGTGCTCTAGTGAGTCTCACTTCGGTTTTCTTCATTATTTCATGACTGTTTGCTAAAGCTGATTGTGTCTGaccttgcatgtgtgtgttgtgaagtCTTCAGGGTGTATCAGCGGGGAAATCAGGGGCTGTTGCTCTAGCGGATGCTCTGGTGGTCAATGAAAGCCTTCATACACTAGagtaagtctcttctgcttatccagcctgcatttatttagacaaaaaaaataacatgaacagtaaaattgtaaaaaaaaatgttttactgttttctatttgaaaatattttaaaaagtagtttatttctgtgaccaaagctgaattttcagcatcattactccagtcttcagtgtcacatgatacttcagaaatcattctaatatgatgatttgctgctcaagaatcatttcttattattatcgattGAAAACggatgtgctgcttcatattttcatgGAAATCATGATGCATCtattttctatgatttttttgatgaatgaaaagttccaaagaacagcatttatttgaaatggaaatctcttgtaacattctaaatgagTTTACCGTCACTGTGGATAAATTTAACGCATCTTctctaaataaaatttttgattgctttaaaaaaaaaaaaaaaaaaaaaaaatcttaatgacccaagaaaaatattttttgcatacaaaaagaaacaaataattggCACAGTGTATGATAAACTCTCTTTAAAACTCATATATTActcattatttatcatttttatttagtctgCGTGGAAACTCTATTGGGATGGAAGGAGCGAAGGCGTTTTCCAGCGCTCTGAAGAAAAACAGGAGCTTGAGAAGTCTGAAGTATGTCTACAGAACACATTATTCTCCTATAGAATCATATACTCTGATCAAAACATAATTGATAGATGTTATTAAAGCTGATTCATCACAAAATggatgtgaatatattttaaattgtaatttattccttaatcaaagctgaattttttttgc
Proteins encoded in this window:
- the nlrc3 gene encoding LOW QUALITY PROTEIN: NLR family CARD domain-containing protein 3 (The sequence of the model RefSeq protein was modified relative to this genomic sequence to represent the inferred CDS: substituted 2 bases at 2 genomic stop codons), whose translation is MDRHSHIPWQEYCCLDLKTNAQKQDTSKRMEDTGWLRRHQTLLQRFLSTSILVNVVHHMRKADLLSAQEAGLIQEMGSLKDKVHLMVEFLSVTDPHGSALQTYLQCSHLTEYNLITVHDSVVRRYKDALIQRLKEDENSLAQVPGNSNSTLLLIESVSDLQQREHDLVQVSVNRGAGPLHGRVLGLDKLIASLTRGSTAPRVTLTVGVAGSGKSRMVRRFIQLWSTSQIYPELSLAIPIACWELSSFDRLSVERMLRLFVPYDNMDIILFNESCKVLLILDGLEEFRQSLDFADAPPTSDPRREIPVSDLIANIVRGNLLPGATLWLLSRPGTGAKVPAGLVDRVTEAPPLSRTQIKDYINHCITNTLDAYSISQDSSPSQTSTPEDISSQVWTYLNSQKPLLILSSVPAVCHIIITTLSRLLKLDSDATPLPRTLTEVYAHYCWPHLSGSDTPSGGIRKPLSTLGRLAFYSLLRRRYTFSETELRTYSVDIPTQGSMLGCRILQRRQSWLSDSVAWQFTHTSVQEFLGALFYYISSRRGMFDLFFXGSGFLWPRIVLQRLXCCAVEKKKIWGGGARCNLPIYSRFLSGLLSPAAAALLGSSLGVGQEEQLTQRTTASTLLQNTVTGTGGDAVSMRSVTIVTCLAELQQVEWLRSIEDDLINCNLRGKLKGGVCAVLAYLLQVSDTCTEETQLSNCLDSSSLKRLLPQLLYCSKLRMENNEFKEGTMELLGSLLSAKECHIQMLSLADNSISSKGIKPLSRALLVNRTLTTLDLRGNNIGAKGAKTLCEALKMNQVLVSVNLQNNHIEDEGARALAEVLQSNRKLTTLNVQKNGIGPEGVKKIGEALKKNETLQDLNISSNHLGDLGTVALAQALMVNHVLHTLSLQSNSVSDRGIKALSHALQSNQGLSCLNLRENSIGVAGAKDIAKALKVNTCLRELDLTANLLHDEGVTAIAEAMRVNRAITSLHLQWNFMKAGAAKALAQSLMSNTCIQLLDLQENALGDNGVIALAFALRSNSSLSVLYLQGVSAGKSGAVALADALVVNESLHTLDLRGNSIGMEGAKAFSSALKKNRSLRSLNLQENSLGMDGAIFIATALRGNHQLTYINLQGNGIGESGAKVVSDAIKAGAPDCVVDI